The Haemophilus parainfluenzae genome window below encodes:
- the iscX gene encoding Fe-S cluster assembly protein IscX, producing the protein MKWTDAQLIAEELYDRNPDLDPKTVRFTDLHKWICELDGFDDDPMKSNESILEAILLKWLDEYK; encoded by the coding sequence ATGAAATGGACTGATGCACAACTTATTGCAGAAGAGCTTTATGATCGTAATCCAGATTTAGATCCTAAAACGGTACGTTTCACGGATTTGCATAAGTGGATTTGTGAACTAGACGGTTTTGATGATGATCCAATGAAATCTAACGAGAGTATTCTTGAAGCGATTTTATTGAAATGGTTAGATGAATACAAGTAA
- the fdx gene encoding ISC system 2Fe-2S type ferredoxin has translation MPKVIFLPNEEFCPEGMVVDAAAGDNLLEVAHNAGVEIHHACDGSCACTTCHVVIREGFDSLNEASDQEEDMLDKAWGLEMDSRLSCQCVVGDEDLVVEIPKYNINHANEAAH, from the coding sequence ATGCCAAAAGTGATTTTTTTACCGAATGAAGAATTCTGTCCAGAGGGTATGGTGGTTGATGCAGCAGCAGGCGACAACTTATTAGAAGTGGCACATAATGCTGGCGTAGAAATTCATCATGCTTGCGATGGTTCTTGTGCTTGTACAACGTGCCATGTGGTTATTCGTGAAGGGTTTGATTCATTGAATGAAGCCAGCGATCAAGAAGAAGATATGTTAGATAAAGCATGGGGTTTAGAAATGGATAGCCGCCTTTCTTGCCAATGTGTCGTGGGTGATGAAGATTTAGTGGTGGAAATCCCTAAATATAATATTAACCATGCGAATGAGGCGGCTCACTAA